A stretch of the Chelonoidis abingdonii isolate Lonesome George chromosome 11, CheloAbing_2.0, whole genome shotgun sequence genome encodes the following:
- the LOC116833846 gene encoding uncharacterized protein LOC116833846, giving the protein MENIHELQHPLLAKPPRGAPAGETRREHPSFFARPSWRHLPPPPPELAQQLLDAGTLQRTVEPLGSPEPAPDLDPTWKAGEPPSWRKQGYCETAFGEPAERPKKLCLEKDIHTVCCEVSDRELLPEFEVRGGWEPRHLGTDGGDESLATCNGSVSSRAWFTGQNTGLSQGRFPGGRGSLRRDLRMAVFHPARLATSGAVVGHRLYCPKGAPSALGRRCLAGAQELDGRAPECPGPYA; this is encoded by the exons ATGGAGAACATCCATGAACtacagcacccgctgctggccaaGCCCCCCAGGGGTGCCCCGGCGGGGGAGACGCGGCGGGAGCATCCCAGCTTCTTCGCTCGGCCCAGCTGGAGGCACCTGCCCCCGCCTCCCCCTGAGTTGGCCCAGCAGCTCCTGGACGCGGGGACCCTGCAGAGGACGGTGGAGCcactgggcagccctgagccGGCCCCCGACCTGGACCCCACATGGAAGGCTGGGGAGCCCCCCAGCTGGAGGAAGCAGGGTTACTGCGAGACGGCTTTCGGGGAGCCGGCCGAGCGCCCCAAGAAGCTCTGCCTGGAGAAGGACATTCACACGGTCTGCTGTGAAGTGAGCGACCGAGAGCTGCTGCCTGAGTTTGAGGTGAGGGGGGGCTGGGAACCCAGGCATCTGGGCACCGACGGGGGGGATGAATCACTAGCCACCTGCAATGGCTCCGTCAGCTCCAGGGCCTGGTTCACTGGCCAG aacACAGGGCTCAGCCAAGGGCGATTTCCCGGGGGCCGCGGGAGCCTGCGTCGGGACCTTCGCATGGCCGTGTTCCATCCTGCGCGTCTGGCTACATCAGGCGCCGTGGTGGGTCATCGACTATACTGTCCGAAAGGGGCCCCTAGTGCCCTGGGACGACGCTGCCTTGCTGGCGCACAGGAGCTGGACGGGAGGGCCCCTGAGTGCCCAGGCCCCTACGCCTGA